From the genome of Lagopus muta isolate bLagMut1 chromosome 22, bLagMut1 primary, whole genome shotgun sequence, one region includes:
- the NFRKB gene encoding nuclear factor related to kappa-B-binding protein isoform X1, producing MDSLDHMLTDPLELGPCGDGNGARIMEDCLLGTTRVSLPEDLLEDPEIFFEVVSLSTWQEVLTDAQQEHLKTFLPHFPENNREHQNKIISALFSGENFRFGNPLHIAQKLFRDGHFNPEVVKYRQLCLKSQYKRYLSSQQQYFYRLLKQILASRNHLLELARKGGPDMILKRKHFSPSYDAEEREKRTHRRYLKILREVKEECGDTALSSDEEDLSSWPPSSPSRCPSPPVPLRVIPTLSTMDMRTADRIELGESDLKMMLRKHREKRKYQPDHPDLVTADITLEDIMTRVNAGRKGSLAALFDLATFKKKVKEKDDKKKKKLKVVKSEVEDLADSFSGAHGIPSLSQDHSPIPLSSVKEEPLEEMKPCLGVNEISSSFFFLLLEILFLEGPASLSVLEDKVIDWQTSPASALNTWFSFAPNWSELVLPALQYLTGDSRDVPSSFSPFVEFKEKTQQWKLLGSCQDHEKELAALFQLWLETKDQTFFKENEDSSDATMPIPRVRTDYVVRPSTGEEKRVFQEQERFRYSQPHKAFTFRMHGFESVVGPVKGVFDKETSLNKAREHSLLRSDRPAYVTILSLVRDAAARLPNGEGTRAEICELLKDSQFLAPDVTSAQVNTVVSGALDRLHYEKDPCVKYDIGRKLWIYLHRNRSEEEFERIHQAQAAAAKAKKALQQKPKPPAKVKSSNKESSVKALPSSTSEPSQLSLSDSSMPPTPVTPVTPTAPALPATPISPPPVSVVSKSVPNAGSEPAKPSQSVLLVSSPTMPQLGTLLSTAQSSQTQSGQQPPPSRVVSHTASSVLPQVRVVSAQSSLPAVSQAPVVTQQQQQQQQQQQPTSVPQIRVPATATQTKVLPQAVMTLPVKAQTSPVQVQRQGTSVTGQTGITVTGLSAAPSPAVKAVTSSPGSSATSTSSTTVIQNVAGQNIIKQVAITGQLGMKTQPGSSIPLTATNFRIQGKDVLRLPPSSITTDAKGQTVLRITPDMMATLAKSQVTTVKLTQDLFTAAAGSSASGKGISATLHVTSNPVQTADSPAKTSTASSSSSSPAGSTVVKVTPDLKTAEPASSAFRLMPALGMTVADQKSKAITTVASTEAKPAATIRIVQGLGVMPPKAGQTIAVAAHSKQVPSSAAVSVPGSVHTSAVSLPTVSATVSKAVAVASGAAGTPITIGTGGTAVRQVPVSTTVVSTSQAGKLPARITVPLSVISQPVKGKSVVTAPIIKGNLGANISGLGRNIILTTMPAGTKLIAGNKPVSFLTAQQLQQLQQQGQATQVRIQTVPASHLQQGTVSGSTKAVSTVVVTTAPSPKQSQDQL from the exons ATGGACTCTCTGGATCACATGCTGACAGACCCCTTGGAGCTGGGGCCATGCGGGGACGGAAATGGGGCGCGGATCATGGAGGACTGCCTGCTGGGTACAACCAGAGTCAGTCTGCCCGAGGACCTTCTGGAGGAT CCCGAGATCTTCTTTGAGGTTGTCAGCCTGTCTACGTGGCAGGAGGTGCTGACAGATGCACAGCAAGAACACCTCAAAACGTTCTTGCCTCACTTTCCTGAAAACAACCGCGAGCATCAGAACAAAATCATCTCTGCGTTGTTCAGTGGCGAAAACTTCCGCTTTGGAAACCCACTGCACATTGCCCAGAAACTCTTCCGGG ATGGGCACTTCAATCCCGAAGTTGTGAAGTACCGGCAGCTGTGTTTGAAGTCGCAGTACAAACGCTACctgagctctcagcagcagtACTTCTACAGGCTGCTCAAGCAGATCCTTGCTTCCCGCAAT CACTTGCTGGAGCTAGCTAGGAAAGGAGGCCCTGATATGATCCTGAAGAGGAAGCATTTCTCACCATCGTATGACGCAGAGGAGCGGGAGAAACGCACGCATCGGCGCTACTTGAAGATTCTGAGGGAAGTGAAAGAGGAGTGTGGAGAtactgctttgtcttctgaTGAAGAAG ATCTAAGCTCCTGGCCCCCGAGCTCTCCTTCACGTTGTCCCAGTCCACCGGTTCCCCTGAGGGTGATACCCACACTGTCAACCATGGACATGAGAACAGCAG ACAGAATAGAACTTGGTGAGAGTGATCTGAAGATGATGCTGAGGAAACACCGCGAGAAGAGAAAATACCAACCT GACCACCCGGACTTGGTGACAGCAGATATTACTCTTGAGGACATTATGACTCGTGTAAATGCTGGCAGGAAAGGTTCCTTAGCAG CTTTATTTGACCTTGCAACCTTCaagaaaaaggtgaaggaaaaggatgacaaaaagaagaaaaagctgaaggtCGTTAAGTCAGAGGTGGAAGATTTGGCTGATTCTTTCAGCGGTGCACATGGGATCCCATCACTGTCTCAGGACCATTCCCCCATCCCTCTGTCATCTGTCAAAGAGGA ACCTCTTGAAGAGATGAAGCCATGCCTTGGAGTCAATGAAATATCTTCCagcttcttcttccttctgctggagATACTGTTTCTGGAAGGTCCTGCCAGTCTCTCTGTG cttgaGGATAAAGTTATAGATTGGCAAACTTCTCCTGCCAGTGCACTGAATACCTGGTTCTCCTTTGCCCCTAATTGGTCTGAACTGGTTTTACCTGCCTTGCAGTATCTGACAGGTGACAGCAGAG ATGTTCCATCCAGCTTCTCACCTTTCGTTGAATTCAAGGAAAAAACTCAGCAGTGGAAGTTGCTTG GTTCTTGCCAAGATCATGAGAAGGAATTGGCAGCACTGTTTCAGCTCTGGTTGGAGACCAAGGACCAGACTTTCTTCAAA GAGAATGAAGACAGCTCAGATGCCACAATGCCAATTCCTAGAGT AAGGACTGACTACGTAGTCCGACCTAGCACTGGAGAGGAGAAACGTGTATTCCAGGAGCAG GAGCGTTTCCGttacagccagccccacaaaGCTTTCACCTTCCGTATGCACGGCTTCGAGTCGGTTGTTGGTCCTGTGAAGGGGGTGTTTGACAAGGAAACATCATTAAACAAAGCCCGAGAGCATTCTCTGCTGCGATCAGACAGACCAGCATATGTCACCATCTTGTCCCTCG TTCGTGATGCTGCTGCTCGGCTTCCTAATGGAGAAGGAACTCGTGCTGAAATTTGTGAGCTGCTTAAAGATTCCCAGTTCCTGGCTCCTGATGTCACAAGTGCTCAA GTTAACACTGTTGTTAGTGGGGCTCTGGACCGACTGCATTATGAGAAAGATCCCTGTGTCAAATACGACATTGGACGCAAGCTGTGGATCTACCTGCACCGGAACAGGAGTGAGGAAGAGTTTG AACGGATCCACCAGGCtcaagctgctgcagcaaaggcCAAGAAGGCTCTCCAGCAGAAGCCAAAACCTCCAGCAAAAGTG AAATCTAGTAACAAGGAGAGCTCTGTGAAAGCACTCCCCAGCAGCACGTCAGAGCCCAGTCAGCTGAGCCTTAGTGACTCCAGCATGCCACCAACTCCCGTGACTCCTGTGACACCTACTGCACCAGCACTACCAGCAACCCCTATTTCACCCCCACCAGTGTCTGTGGTGAGCAAGAGTGTACCTAATGCTGGATCAGAGCCAGCAAAACCCAGCCAAAG CGTTCTTCTGGTTTCATCCCCTACCATGCCACAGCTTGGGACGTTGCTTTCCACAGCCCAGAGTTCACAGACCCAGTCTGGGCAGCAGCCACCTCCCAGCAGGGTGGTAAGTCACACTGCATCATCAGTATTGCCGCAGGTCCGAGTGGTCAGTGCCCAGTCCAGCCTCCCAGCTGTGTCTCAAGCCCCAGTggtaacacagcagcagcagcagcagcagcagcagcagcagcctacATCAGTGCCTCAGATCCGTGTCCCAGCTACAGCCACGCAAACCAAAGTACTGCCTCAG gCTGTGATGACTTTACCAGTAAAAGCTCAAACCAGCCCAGTACAGGTGCAAAGACAAGGAACCTCTGTGACAGGACAGACAGGCATCACTGTGACAGGACTGTCTGCAGCACCCAGTCCTGCTGTAAAGGCAGTAACCAGCTCTCCAGGCAGTTCTGCTACAAGTACCTCCTCTACCACTGTCATCCAGAATGTAGCTGGCCAGAATATCATCAAGCAG GTGGCTATTACAGGGCAGCTTGGCATGAAGACCCAGCCTGGAAGCAGCATCCCACTTACAGCCACCAATTTTCGGATCCAAGGAAAAGATGTGCTGCGCCTGCCCCCCTCCTCAATCACCACAGATGCGAAGGGACAGACAGTGCTGCGGATCACCCCGGACATGATGGCCACCCTGGCCAAATCTCAAGTCACTACTGTCAAACTGACTCAGGACCtcttcacagcagctgctggaagcagtgCTAGTGGGAAGGGCATTTCTGCAACATTGCACGTGACATCCAATCCTGTCCAGACTGCTGATTCTCCGGCCAAGACCAGCACGGCCTCATCTTCTTCTTCCAGTCCAGCTGGAAGCACAGTGGTTAAAGTGACTCCTGACTTAAAGACTGCAGAGCCAGCGAGTTCTGCTTTCAGACTGATGCCTGCTCTGGGCATGACTGTGGCGGATCAGAAGAGCAAAGCCATTACTACAGTGGCATCCACTGAGGCCAAGCCAGCTGCTACCATAAGAATCGTCCAAGGGCTGGGGGTGATGCCACCCAAAGCTGGGCAGACGATTGCCGTAGCTGCTCACTCTAAGCAAGTAccttcttctgcagcagtgagcGTGCCTGGCTCAGTCCATACCTCAGCTGTCTCCTTACCAACCGTGAGCGCCACAGTGTCCAAAGCAGTTGCTGTTGcctcaggagctgctgggactCCCATAACTATAGGCACAGGAGGTACTGCTGTGCGCCAGGTTCCTGTCAGCACCACGGTTGTATCCACATCACAGGCA GGTAAACTACCAGCACGAATAACAGTGCCTCTGTCAGTGATCAGCCAGCCAGTGAAAGGCAAGAGCGTGGTGACTGCCCCCATCATCAAGGGCAACCTGGGAGCCAA CATCAGTGGGTTGGGCAGAAATATCATCCTGACTACGATGCCAGCAGGGACAAAACTGATTGCTGGGAACAAACCAGTGAGTTTTCTGACTGCAcagcaactgcagcagctgcagcagcaaggccaAGCCACACAG GTGCGAATTCAAACAGTTCCAGCCTCCCATCTGCAGCAGGGAACGGTGTCTGGCTCAACTAAAGCAGTTTCCACTGTCGTCGTGACAACAGCTCCATCTCCAAAACAGTCCCAAGATCAGCTATGA
- the NFRKB gene encoding nuclear factor related to kappa-B-binding protein isoform X3: MDSLDHMLTDPLELGPCGDGNGARIMEDCLLGTTRVSLPEDLLEDPEIFFEVVSLSTWQEVLTDAQQEHLKTFLPHFPENNREHQNKIISALFSGENFRFGNPLHIAQKLFRDGHFNPEVVKYRQLCLKSQYKRYLSSQQQYFYRLLKQILASRNHLLELARKGGPDMILKRKHFSPSYDAEEREKRTHRRYLKILREVKEECGDTALSSDEEDLSSWPPSSPSRCPSPPVPLRVIPTLSTMDMRTADRIELGESDLKMMLRKHREKRKYQPDHPDLVTADITLEDIMTRVNAGRKGSLAALFDLATFKKKVKEKDDKKKKKLKVVKSEVEDLADSFSGAHGIPSLSQDHSPIPLSSVKEEPLEEMKPCLGVNEISSSFFFLLLEILFLEGPASLSVLEDKVIDWQTSPASALNTWFSFAPNWSELVLPALQYLTGDSRDVPSSFSPFVEFKEKTQQWKLLGSCQDHEKELAALFQLWLETKDQTFFKENEDSSDATMPIPRVRTDYVVRPSTGEEKRVFQEQERFRYSQPHKAFTFRMHGFESVVGPVKGVFDKETSLNKAREHSLLRSDRPAYVTILSLVRDAAARLPNGEGTRAEICELLKDSQFLAPDVTSAQVNTVVSGALDRLHYEKDPCVKYDIGRKLWIYLHRNRSEEEFERIHQAQAAAAKAKKALQQKPKPPAKVKSSNKESSVKALPSSTSEPSQLSLSDSSMPPTPVTPVTPTAPALPATPISPPPVSVVSKSVPNAGSEPAKPSQSVLLVSSPTMPQLGTLLSTAQSSQTQSGQQPPPSRVVSHTASSVLPQVRVVSAQSSLPAVSQAPVVTQQQQQQQQQQQPTSVPQIRVPATATQTKVLPQVAITGQLGMKTQPGSSIPLTATNFRIQGKDVLRLPPSSITTDAKGQTVLRITPDMMATLAKSQVTTVKLTQDLFTAAAGSSASGKGISATLHVTSNPVQTADSPAKTSTASSSSSSPAGSTVVKVTPDLKTAEPASSAFRLMPALGMTVADQKSKAITTVASTEAKPAATIRIVQGLGVMPPKAGQTIAVAAHSKQVPSSAAVSVPGSVHTSAVSLPTVSATVSKAVAVASGAAGTPITIGTGGTAVRQVPVSTTVVSTSQAGKLPARITVPLSVISQPVKGKSVVTAPIIKGNLGANISGLGRNIILTTMPAGTKLIAGNKPVSFLTAQQLQQLQQQGQATQVRIQTVPASHLQQGTVSGSTKAVSTVVVTTAPSPKQSQDQL, encoded by the exons ATGGACTCTCTGGATCACATGCTGACAGACCCCTTGGAGCTGGGGCCATGCGGGGACGGAAATGGGGCGCGGATCATGGAGGACTGCCTGCTGGGTACAACCAGAGTCAGTCTGCCCGAGGACCTTCTGGAGGAT CCCGAGATCTTCTTTGAGGTTGTCAGCCTGTCTACGTGGCAGGAGGTGCTGACAGATGCACAGCAAGAACACCTCAAAACGTTCTTGCCTCACTTTCCTGAAAACAACCGCGAGCATCAGAACAAAATCATCTCTGCGTTGTTCAGTGGCGAAAACTTCCGCTTTGGAAACCCACTGCACATTGCCCAGAAACTCTTCCGGG ATGGGCACTTCAATCCCGAAGTTGTGAAGTACCGGCAGCTGTGTTTGAAGTCGCAGTACAAACGCTACctgagctctcagcagcagtACTTCTACAGGCTGCTCAAGCAGATCCTTGCTTCCCGCAAT CACTTGCTGGAGCTAGCTAGGAAAGGAGGCCCTGATATGATCCTGAAGAGGAAGCATTTCTCACCATCGTATGACGCAGAGGAGCGGGAGAAACGCACGCATCGGCGCTACTTGAAGATTCTGAGGGAAGTGAAAGAGGAGTGTGGAGAtactgctttgtcttctgaTGAAGAAG ATCTAAGCTCCTGGCCCCCGAGCTCTCCTTCACGTTGTCCCAGTCCACCGGTTCCCCTGAGGGTGATACCCACACTGTCAACCATGGACATGAGAACAGCAG ACAGAATAGAACTTGGTGAGAGTGATCTGAAGATGATGCTGAGGAAACACCGCGAGAAGAGAAAATACCAACCT GACCACCCGGACTTGGTGACAGCAGATATTACTCTTGAGGACATTATGACTCGTGTAAATGCTGGCAGGAAAGGTTCCTTAGCAG CTTTATTTGACCTTGCAACCTTCaagaaaaaggtgaaggaaaaggatgacaaaaagaagaaaaagctgaaggtCGTTAAGTCAGAGGTGGAAGATTTGGCTGATTCTTTCAGCGGTGCACATGGGATCCCATCACTGTCTCAGGACCATTCCCCCATCCCTCTGTCATCTGTCAAAGAGGA ACCTCTTGAAGAGATGAAGCCATGCCTTGGAGTCAATGAAATATCTTCCagcttcttcttccttctgctggagATACTGTTTCTGGAAGGTCCTGCCAGTCTCTCTGTG cttgaGGATAAAGTTATAGATTGGCAAACTTCTCCTGCCAGTGCACTGAATACCTGGTTCTCCTTTGCCCCTAATTGGTCTGAACTGGTTTTACCTGCCTTGCAGTATCTGACAGGTGACAGCAGAG ATGTTCCATCCAGCTTCTCACCTTTCGTTGAATTCAAGGAAAAAACTCAGCAGTGGAAGTTGCTTG GTTCTTGCCAAGATCATGAGAAGGAATTGGCAGCACTGTTTCAGCTCTGGTTGGAGACCAAGGACCAGACTTTCTTCAAA GAGAATGAAGACAGCTCAGATGCCACAATGCCAATTCCTAGAGT AAGGACTGACTACGTAGTCCGACCTAGCACTGGAGAGGAGAAACGTGTATTCCAGGAGCAG GAGCGTTTCCGttacagccagccccacaaaGCTTTCACCTTCCGTATGCACGGCTTCGAGTCGGTTGTTGGTCCTGTGAAGGGGGTGTTTGACAAGGAAACATCATTAAACAAAGCCCGAGAGCATTCTCTGCTGCGATCAGACAGACCAGCATATGTCACCATCTTGTCCCTCG TTCGTGATGCTGCTGCTCGGCTTCCTAATGGAGAAGGAACTCGTGCTGAAATTTGTGAGCTGCTTAAAGATTCCCAGTTCCTGGCTCCTGATGTCACAAGTGCTCAA GTTAACACTGTTGTTAGTGGGGCTCTGGACCGACTGCATTATGAGAAAGATCCCTGTGTCAAATACGACATTGGACGCAAGCTGTGGATCTACCTGCACCGGAACAGGAGTGAGGAAGAGTTTG AACGGATCCACCAGGCtcaagctgctgcagcaaaggcCAAGAAGGCTCTCCAGCAGAAGCCAAAACCTCCAGCAAAAGTG AAATCTAGTAACAAGGAGAGCTCTGTGAAAGCACTCCCCAGCAGCACGTCAGAGCCCAGTCAGCTGAGCCTTAGTGACTCCAGCATGCCACCAACTCCCGTGACTCCTGTGACACCTACTGCACCAGCACTACCAGCAACCCCTATTTCACCCCCACCAGTGTCTGTGGTGAGCAAGAGTGTACCTAATGCTGGATCAGAGCCAGCAAAACCCAGCCAAAG CGTTCTTCTGGTTTCATCCCCTACCATGCCACAGCTTGGGACGTTGCTTTCCACAGCCCAGAGTTCACAGACCCAGTCTGGGCAGCAGCCACCTCCCAGCAGGGTGGTAAGTCACACTGCATCATCAGTATTGCCGCAGGTCCGAGTGGTCAGTGCCCAGTCCAGCCTCCCAGCTGTGTCTCAAGCCCCAGTggtaacacagcagcagcagcagcagcagcagcagcagcagcctacATCAGTGCCTCAGATCCGTGTCCCAGCTACAGCCACGCAAACCAAAGTACTGCCTCAG GTGGCTATTACAGGGCAGCTTGGCATGAAGACCCAGCCTGGAAGCAGCATCCCACTTACAGCCACCAATTTTCGGATCCAAGGAAAAGATGTGCTGCGCCTGCCCCCCTCCTCAATCACCACAGATGCGAAGGGACAGACAGTGCTGCGGATCACCCCGGACATGATGGCCACCCTGGCCAAATCTCAAGTCACTACTGTCAAACTGACTCAGGACCtcttcacagcagctgctggaagcagtgCTAGTGGGAAGGGCATTTCTGCAACATTGCACGTGACATCCAATCCTGTCCAGACTGCTGATTCTCCGGCCAAGACCAGCACGGCCTCATCTTCTTCTTCCAGTCCAGCTGGAAGCACAGTGGTTAAAGTGACTCCTGACTTAAAGACTGCAGAGCCAGCGAGTTCTGCTTTCAGACTGATGCCTGCTCTGGGCATGACTGTGGCGGATCAGAAGAGCAAAGCCATTACTACAGTGGCATCCACTGAGGCCAAGCCAGCTGCTACCATAAGAATCGTCCAAGGGCTGGGGGTGATGCCACCCAAAGCTGGGCAGACGATTGCCGTAGCTGCTCACTCTAAGCAAGTAccttcttctgcagcagtgagcGTGCCTGGCTCAGTCCATACCTCAGCTGTCTCCTTACCAACCGTGAGCGCCACAGTGTCCAAAGCAGTTGCTGTTGcctcaggagctgctgggactCCCATAACTATAGGCACAGGAGGTACTGCTGTGCGCCAGGTTCCTGTCAGCACCACGGTTGTATCCACATCACAGGCA GGTAAACTACCAGCACGAATAACAGTGCCTCTGTCAGTGATCAGCCAGCCAGTGAAAGGCAAGAGCGTGGTGACTGCCCCCATCATCAAGGGCAACCTGGGAGCCAA CATCAGTGGGTTGGGCAGAAATATCATCCTGACTACGATGCCAGCAGGGACAAAACTGATTGCTGGGAACAAACCAGTGAGTTTTCTGACTGCAcagcaactgcagcagctgcagcagcaaggccaAGCCACACAG GTGCGAATTCAAACAGTTCCAGCCTCCCATCTGCAGCAGGGAACGGTGTCTGGCTCAACTAAAGCAGTTTCCACTGTCGTCGTGACAACAGCTCCATCTCCAAAACAGTCCCAAGATCAGCTATGA